A region of Chloracidobacterium sp. DNA encodes the following proteins:
- a CDS encoding alpha/beta hydrolase yields the protein MFLACIASGQQRPVKGYAPVNGLKMYYEIQGSGEPVVLLHGAFMAITDDWRLWVNELAKTRKVIAVEMQGHGRTADIKRDITYDNLGDDVAALLDYLKIERADLVGYSLGAGAAMNCAIRHGEKVRKVVSISAPIRRDGWVKEGNDAWPNFTAEMFKGTPAATEREKLNPVPGSFPEFFNHIKAAAMRPYDFGADNLKATKAPFFFIHGDADGVRIDHIAEMYRLKGGGNTHADMHPRVESRLAILPGTTHVTLMDRMTTIVPMINDFLNGKP from the coding sequence ATGTTCCTAGCTTGTATCGCATCGGGGCAGCAGAGACCGGTTAAGGGGTATGCGCCGGTTAACGGGTTGAAGATGTATTACGAGATCCAGGGCAGCGGCGAACCGGTGGTGCTGCTTCATGGGGCGTTTATGGCGATAACGGACGACTGGCGTTTGTGGGTCAATGAACTCGCTAAAACGCGGAAAGTGATCGCCGTCGAAATGCAGGGCCACGGGCGCACCGCCGACATCAAACGCGACATTACCTATGATAACCTCGGGGATGATGTAGCTGCGTTGCTCGACTATCTGAAGATCGAGCGAGCGGACCTCGTCGGTTACAGCCTTGGCGCCGGAGCCGCGATGAATTGTGCGATCCGCCACGGCGAAAAAGTGCGAAAGGTCGTCAGCATCTCAGCCCCGATCCGCCGCGACGGATGGGTCAAAGAAGGAAACGACGCGTGGCCCAATTTCACGGCGGAGATGTTCAAAGGCACGCCTGCCGCAACCGAACGGGAGAAACTGAACCCGGTGCCGGGCAGCTTTCCGGAGTTTTTCAATCACATCAAAGCGGCAGCGATGAGGCCATATGACTTTGGAGCCGACAATCTCAAAGCGACCAAAGCTCCGTTCTTCTTCATCCACGGCGACGCCGACGGTGTGCGGATCGATCACATCGCCGAAATGTACCGCCTCAAAGGCGGCGGCAATACCCACGCAGACATGCACCCGCGCGTCGAATCGAGACTAGCCATTTTGCCAGGCACTACCCACGTCACCCTGATGGACCGCATGACCACGATCGTCCCGATGATAAACGACTTTCTAAACGGGAAGCCCTAG
- a CDS encoding dihydrofolate reductase family protein, whose translation MRKIIAAEFMTIDGVIQSSPEDGFKYEGWFFGYTDEESGEVIQRRLAKPVDLLLGRKTFDMWEPYWPTHSHFWPNVMTATKYVASNTRDSSDWQPTVFLGGDLAEKLRELKQTDGPDLYVFGSADLLQTLFKNDLVDEMELMIMPITLGEGKRLFQDGTIPASFKVTDSLISPNGNIVITYTRDGDVKTGAPQIEED comes from the coding sequence ATGAGAAAAATAATTGCAGCGGAATTCATGACGATCGATGGGGTCATACAGTCGAGCCCGGAGGACGGGTTTAAGTATGAAGGGTGGTTTTTCGGATATACGGACGAGGAATCCGGGGAAGTGATACAGAGGCGGCTGGCGAAGCCTGTCGATCTGCTGTTGGGGCGAAAGACGTTTGATATGTGGGAGCCGTATTGGCCGACGCATTCGCATTTCTGGCCGAACGTCATGACCGCGACGAAGTACGTCGCTTCGAACACACGCGACTCCAGCGATTGGCAGCCGACGGTCTTTTTAGGCGGAGACCTTGCGGAAAAGTTGCGCGAACTTAAACAAACCGACGGGCCAGATCTGTACGTATTTGGAAGCGCGGATCTGCTCCAGACGCTTTTCAAGAATGATCTGGTCGATGAAATGGAACTGATGATAATGCCTATAACCCTCGGTGAGGGAAAACGCCTCTTCCAGGACGGCACGATCCCGGCGTCCTTCAAAGTAACCGACAGCCTGATCTCGCCAAACGGCAACATCGTCATAACCTATACGCGCGACGGCGACGTAAAAACCGGGGCTCCTCAGATAGAGGAAGATTAG
- a CDS encoding DUF1800 domain-containing protein, protein MKSRESLAILRIFAAAALIIFGTLGVFAEVDPDPNSPTPILVSQTRSTRALAIPESDLSRVDLSQIESRAFDPHARVVLFVTNLLLMPDEGSNAFRVYGTDALGRRYRFPVVNFTSTNFRGIYAVTIKLTDDVGFWPQPSANGDLLMQLTWRGMGSNRVRLGLGQTGGGPADDDNARPTPFSPNNSNSAKQYENTEPQNYVGDRWSGDRMRFLEQATFGPTYALDARVRRIGVRGWLAEQFAASYPSVNNPYPNQPLKPGSAQPDCDNNNTGTNGNPIDVPLTCNRDTYSMYQPQTWFFKEAFYGDAQLRHRVAWALAQIWVTSGVDIQQGRHIVEYHKILSNNAFGNYRNLMKQMTLSPTMGAYLSMASSTKNNPNENYAREIKQLFTVGLFMLNQDGTLQLDGLNNPIPTYDQDDVNNLTKVLTGWSFCETTAVCPNRAAGAQNYIDPMLLNTGNHDLTAKTLLTYPGVTNQNIAACTGCTGTAITTYANNSMDQALDNIFYHPNTGPFVSKIMIQHMVTSDPTPAYVARVAAVFNNNGSGVRGDMKAVVKAILLDPEARGDVKTDPNYGKLREPVQFATNLYRSLNVRSADGLSQSDGYVYARGEFSGMGQVPFQSPTVFNFFPPGYVIPGTAMLGPEFAIMTTGTSIQRANFVNRTCFTNPAIAVATPNAPNGTSVDFSDLQALSTADSTGNLLVDELNRRMLHGTMSAAMKSTILTAVTAVASSDPLGRARQAVYLVATSSQYQVQR, encoded by the coding sequence ATGAAAAGCAGAGAATCGCTGGCAATTTTGCGGATTTTTGCAGCGGCAGCATTGATTATTTTCGGAACGCTCGGAGTGTTCGCAGAGGTTGATCCGGACCCGAACTCGCCGACTCCGATACTGGTGAGTCAGACACGATCGACTCGCGCACTTGCGATCCCAGAGAGTGATCTTAGTCGGGTTGATTTGTCGCAAATAGAATCGCGGGCTTTCGATCCGCATGCCAGAGTGGTTCTTTTCGTAACAAATCTCTTGCTGATGCCGGACGAAGGCTCGAACGCTTTTCGTGTTTACGGTACGGATGCACTCGGTCGTCGATACAGGTTTCCGGTCGTCAATTTCACGTCGACCAACTTTCGCGGGATATATGCTGTCACCATCAAACTGACGGATGATGTTGGCTTTTGGCCGCAACCGTCCGCAAACGGAGATCTGCTAATGCAGCTTACCTGGCGCGGCATGGGAAGCAACCGCGTCAGGCTTGGACTTGGACAAACGGGCGGCGGCCCGGCCGACGATGATAATGCAAGGCCAACTCCTTTCAGCCCCAACAATTCAAACTCTGCTAAACAATACGAGAACACCGAACCTCAGAACTATGTCGGTGACAGATGGTCGGGCGACAGAATGCGGTTTCTCGAACAAGCCACATTTGGGCCAACGTACGCTCTCGATGCCAGAGTTCGTCGTATTGGCGTACGTGGATGGCTCGCCGAACAATTTGCTGCAAGTTATCCTTCGGTAAACAACCCATATCCTAATCAGCCATTAAAACCGGGCAGCGCACAGCCGGATTGTGACAACAACAATACCGGTACAAATGGCAATCCGATCGACGTGCCGCTTACTTGCAACCGTGACACCTATTCAATGTACCAGCCGCAAACCTGGTTCTTTAAGGAAGCGTTTTACGGCGACGCTCAATTACGTCATCGCGTGGCTTGGGCGTTAGCTCAGATATGGGTCACATCCGGCGTCGATATTCAGCAAGGAAGGCACATTGTTGAGTACCACAAGATACTTTCCAATAATGCGTTCGGCAATTATCGCAATCTGATGAAGCAGATGACGCTCAGTCCAACAATGGGTGCTTATCTAAGCATGGCGTCGAGCACGAAGAACAATCCGAATGAAAATTATGCACGCGAGATAAAGCAGCTTTTCACTGTAGGGCTCTTTATGCTGAATCAGGATGGAACGCTTCAGCTTGACGGATTAAATAACCCAATTCCGACTTACGATCAAGACGACGTAAACAACCTGACGAAGGTTCTAACGGGCTGGTCGTTTTGCGAGACCACGGCAGTTTGCCCCAACCGGGCAGCGGGAGCGCAGAATTACATCGACCCGATGCTGCTCAATACCGGCAACCATGATCTAACGGCAAAGACACTTCTGACTTATCCTGGTGTGACAAATCAGAACATTGCCGCCTGCACGGGATGCACAGGAACAGCGATAACAACCTATGCCAATAACTCAATGGACCAGGCTTTGGACAATATTTTCTATCATCCGAATACCGGGCCATTCGTTTCGAAAATAATGATTCAGCATATGGTTACGAGCGATCCAACGCCGGCTTATGTGGCACGTGTGGCCGCTGTTTTCAATAACAATGGCTCCGGTGTTCGCGGCGATATGAAAGCGGTGGTCAAGGCAATCCTGCTCGACCCCGAGGCTCGCGGCGACGTCAAGACCGATCCGAATTACGGCAAGCTGCGTGAACCTGTACAGTTCGCGACAAATCTCTACAGATCTCTAAACGTCAGGTCGGCAGACGGCCTGTCTCAGAGCGACGGCTACGTTTATGCCCGCGGCGAATTTTCGGGAATGGGCCAGGTACCGTTTCAATCGCCCACCGTGTTCAATTTCTTCCCGCCCGGATATGTGATACCAGGAACGGCAATGCTTGGGCCGGAGTTCGCGATCATGACAACCGGCACCTCAATACAGAGAGCTAATTTTGTAAACCGAACTTGCTTCACAAATCCGGCGATCGCAGTAGCTACGCCAAACGCTCCAAACGGCACATCAGTAGATTTTTCCGATCTACAGGCACTAAGCACTGCCGACAGCACAGGCAATCTTCTTGTCGACGAGCTTAATCGTCGGATGCTGCACGGCACAATGTCTGCGGCAATGAAGAGCACGATCTTGACCGCCGTAACTGCGGTCGCAAGTTCCGATCCGCTCGGCCGTGCACGGCAGGCCGTTTATCTAGTAGCAACATCATCGCAATATCAGGTGCAGAGGTAA
- a CDS encoding DNA-3-methyladenine glycosylase 2 family protein: MPHSLFIDIPENFSFRSTIYSHGWCELAPFEIDLENWRLSYVFNEGKTRKPVGSSIFEEAGRLRIDLDRKPANEKKIVADVRHLLRLDDDIGGFYESVAGHDRLDWVVERRAGRMLRSPTVFEDLVKTICTTNCSWALTKIMVSNLVEKLGSVGTQAGSLRVKPPNRRRNAFPTPEAMATVSEDFYRTEIKAGYRAPYFVELAEAVAAGKLDPQNWLTSDLPTPELKKEMKKVKGVGDYAAENLLKLVGRYDGLALDSWLRSQFYKNHNKEKVCPDKKIEKHYKKFGKWRGLVIWCDMTEKWIN; encoded by the coding sequence ATGCCGCACAGCTTATTTATAGACATACCCGAAAATTTTAGTTTTCGTTCTACGATCTACAGTCATGGCTGGTGCGAGCTTGCGCCGTTTGAGATAGATCTGGAAAATTGGCGGCTGAGTTATGTTTTTAATGAGGGGAAAACAAGAAAACCCGTTGGTTCATCCATTTTTGAAGAAGCTGGAAGGCTAAGGATCGATCTGGATCGAAAACCTGCGAATGAAAAGAAGATTGTTGCTGATGTGCGTCATTTGCTTAGGCTTGATGACGACATTGGCGGTTTTTATGAATCGGTCGCAGGCCACGACAGACTGGACTGGGTTGTAGAAAGGCGTGCCGGCCGGATGCTGCGTTCGCCAACCGTATTCGAAGACCTCGTAAAAACGATCTGCACGACGAATTGTTCCTGGGCTCTAACAAAAATTATGGTCTCGAACCTCGTCGAAAAACTTGGGTCAGTCGGAACGCAGGCTGGCAGCTTGCGTGTAAAACCACCAAACAGACGGCGAAACGCGTTTCCCACGCCCGAGGCAATGGCCACCGTTTCAGAAGATTTCTACCGGACTGAGATCAAAGCCGGTTACCGAGCGCCGTATTTTGTCGAACTGGCCGAAGCGGTCGCCGCTGGAAAATTAGATCCACAGAATTGGCTGACCTCAGATCTGCCAACACCTGAATTAAAGAAGGAAATGAAAAAGGTAAAGGGCGTCGGCGACTACGCGGCCGAGAATCTGCTAAAACTTGTCGGTCGCTACGATGGCCTCGCTCTCGATTCGTGGCTCCGCTCGCAATTCTATAAAAATCACAACAAAGAAAAAGTGTGCCCGGACAAAAAGATCGAGAAACACTATAAAAAATTCGGCAAATGGCGCGGGCTCGTCATCTGGTGCGACATGACAGAAAAGTGGATAAATTGA
- a CDS encoding SRPBCC domain-containing protein, whose amino-acid sequence MRNNMEFIVNKETKTVLITKEFSAERDLVWDAYTTVELLDQWWAPKPFASRTKVMEFREGGRRFYAMVSPEGAERWAVQKYTSITPKTNFKFFTAFSDADENLQLPGSDWDLSFSEQDGTTTVSVSIYNESLERLEKMIEMGFKEGFTMTLNYLEELLAALSEKGVKQ is encoded by the coding sequence GTGAGGAATAATATGGAGTTTATTGTCAACAAAGAGACGAAAACGGTTTTGATCACAAAAGAGTTTAGCGCGGAGCGCGATTTGGTCTGGGACGCATATACAACAGTGGAACTCCTCGACCAGTGGTGGGCGCCGAAACCGTTTGCATCACGCACTAAGGTTATGGAATTCAGAGAAGGCGGGCGGAGATTTTACGCGATGGTCAGCCCCGAGGGAGCAGAGCGTTGGGCGGTTCAAAAATATACGTCCATTACGCCAAAAACTAATTTCAAGTTCTTCACCGCTTTCTCGGACGCGGACGAAAACCTGCAATTGCCGGGCTCTGATTGGGACCTGAGTTTCAGCGAACAGGATGGAACGACAACGGTCAGTGTTTCGATCTACAACGAATCACTTGAGCGCCTGGAGAAGATGATCGAAATGGGCTTTAAAGAAGGATTTACTATGACATTGAACTATCTTGAAGAACTGCTCGCCGCATTATCAGAAAAAGGAGTGAAACAATGA
- a CDS encoding nuclear transport factor 2 family protein, whose protein sequence is MDNQTSPLKAETQVIKSAYAALNRNDIDGFVKDFDPQIERIEFEGSPNAGAYHGIDDVKAHVAKGRSTWAKGSCEPSRFVTAGDKIVVTCHVRVRLKDQPDWLEGRTADIYTFRDGKVIEFRTFADESEAREYAGVD, encoded by the coding sequence ATGGACAATCAAACATCGCCTCTAAAAGCTGAGACCCAAGTAATAAAGTCCGCCTACGCCGCACTCAACCGGAACGATATAGACGGGTTCGTCAAAGATTTCGACCCGCAGATCGAGCGGATCGAATTCGAGGGATCTCCGAATGCTGGGGCTTATCATGGTATCGATGACGTTAAGGCCCACGTAGCCAAAGGCCGCTCGACGTGGGCCAAAGGCTCTTGCGAACCGTCGCGATTCGTCACTGCCGGCGATAAGATCGTTGTGACCTGCCACGTCCGCGTCAGGCTAAAAGACCAACCCGATTGGCTCGAAGGCCGCACCGCCGATATATATACTTTCCGCGACGGAAAGGTCATCGAGTTTCGCACCTTCGCCGACGAAAGCGAGGCTCGCGAATACGCCGGAGTAGACTAA
- a CDS encoding HNH endonuclease — protein MIESEISTLVDSSRLSVARKGVIRDFINAVCDVDPEVSVHLGDPNWGALEIERNGKSIARVFTKSGKVQIYNSDMGRSANYFGEDIVCNDLNQWVFTVKQDSDAERMLSCLSENLTARDRPTVRPRSSSLDESTPTPRTLSRRLRFAVLFRDGFTCQYCGRKPPEVSLHIDHRNPVSLGGEHSMENLLAACSECNLGKSNKFST, from the coding sequence ATGATCGAAAGCGAAATATCAACTCTTGTGGATTCGAGTCGCCTTTCTGTGGCTAGGAAGGGCGTAATTCGAGATTTTATCAACGCAGTTTGCGATGTTGACCCCGAAGTAAGTGTCCATCTGGGCGATCCGAATTGGGGAGCGCTCGAAATCGAGCGAAATGGAAAATCCATCGCACGCGTTTTCACCAAGAGTGGAAAGGTACAGATTTACAATTCGGACATGGGGCGTTCGGCTAACTATTTTGGCGAGGACATCGTATGCAACGATCTCAATCAATGGGTTTTCACGGTCAAACAGGACTCTGATGCTGAAAGAATGCTCAGTTGTTTAAGCGAAAACCTGACGGCGCGAGACAGACCAACCGTAAGGCCGCGTTCCTCTTCGTTGGATGAATCGACACCAACCCCACGGACTCTATCGCGGAGACTACGGTTTGCCGTATTGTTTCGAGACGGATTCACATGTCAATACTGCGGACGGAAGCCGCCCGAAGTCAGCCTGCATATTGACCACCGCAATCCAGTTTCACTTGGCGGAGAGCATTCGATGGAAAATCTTCTAGCAGCGTGTAGCGAATGCAATCTTGGCAAATCGAACAAGTTTTCAACTTAG
- a CDS encoding SRPBCC domain-containing protein, with protein sequence MKPAEVSTPSDREVLVKRSFDAPVDLVWQAYTEPALMRRWLTAMPGWSMPVCEMAVHVGGKYRWRWRNEEDGMEFGFTGEMLEVALHSKIAHTQYYDPGDGEFGSMGDEPSIITVTFNETEGITNVATSIKFASKADRDAAISTGMTDGMEMSYQSLDGVLATSKES encoded by the coding sequence ATGAAACCTGCAGAAGTAAGCACGCCGTCAGATCGTGAAGTGTTGGTTAAAAGGAGCTTTGATGCGCCGGTCGATCTGGTGTGGCAGGCTTATACCGAGCCCGCGTTGATGCGTCGTTGGCTAACGGCCATGCCCGGATGGTCGATGCCGGTGTGCGAGATGGCTGTTCATGTGGGTGGGAAGTATCGCTGGCGCTGGCGAAATGAAGAGGACGGCATGGAGTTTGGGTTCACGGGAGAGATGCTTGAGGTCGCGTTGCATTCGAAGATCGCACATACGCAGTACTACGACCCGGGCGACGGTGAATTTGGATCTATGGGAGATGAGCCGTCGATCATCACCGTCACGTTCAACGAGACCGAGGGCATCACGAACGTGGCGACCTCGATCAAGTTCGCTTCGAAGGCGGATCGCGATGCGGCCATTTCGACCGGCATGACGGATGGAATGGAGATGAGTTACCAGTCGCTCGATGGAGTGCTCGCGACATCAAAAGAAAGCTAA
- the ruvB gene encoding Holliday junction branch migration DNA helicase RuvB: MTNAAAINIRNEELSPEESKFEATLRPAQLAEYIGQTKVKENLRVFMKAALKRREALDHILLTGPPGVGKTTLSNIVANEMGASLKSTSGPVIEKAGDLAAILTNLEEGDVLFIDEIHRLNPAIEEILYPAMEDYNLDIMIGQGTAARSIKLELPKFTLIGATTRPGMITAPLRGRFGIIFHLDFYGVDDLQTICERSANILEVVIENLGSHEIAKRGRGTPRIVNRLLRRVRDFAEVDHDGCISEHVASSALDRMEVDSYGLDERDTKLMRTIIEKFDGGPVGLGTISAAINEEKDSIEEIIEPYLLQIGFLNRTPRGRMATRLAYEHFGLDSLMPTNNNPALFS; the protein is encoded by the coding sequence ATGACCAACGCCGCGGCAATTAACATCAGAAACGAAGAACTATCGCCCGAAGAAAGTAAATTTGAGGCGACGCTTCGGCCTGCGCAGTTGGCCGAATACATCGGCCAAACAAAGGTCAAAGAAAACCTGCGAGTCTTTATGAAGGCGGCTCTCAAACGCCGCGAAGCTCTTGACCATATATTGCTCACAGGTCCGCCAGGCGTTGGCAAAACAACTCTTTCGAACATCGTTGCCAACGAGATGGGTGCGTCGCTCAAATCGACCTCTGGCCCCGTGATCGAAAAGGCAGGCGATCTGGCTGCAATATTGACCAATCTCGAAGAAGGCGATGTGCTTTTCATCGACGAAATACATCGGCTCAATCCCGCGATCGAGGAAATTCTCTATCCGGCGATGGAGGACTACAATCTCGACATTATGATCGGCCAAGGCACCGCCGCGAGATCGATCAAGCTTGAGCTGCCAAAGTTCACATTAATCGGAGCAACCACCAGGCCCGGAATGATCACGGCTCCGCTGCGTGGAAGGTTTGGGATCATATTTCACCTTGATTTTTATGGTGTCGATGACCTTCAAACGATCTGCGAACGTTCGGCTAACATCCTCGAAGTTGTCATCGAGAATCTAGGCTCGCATGAGATCGCCAAACGCGGTCGCGGCACGCCGCGTATCGTAAATCGCCTGCTACGCCGAGTACGCGATTTTGCCGAAGTCGATCACGACGGCTGTATTTCCGAACACGTTGCTTCGAGTGCTCTCGACAGAATGGAAGTCGACAGCTATGGCCTCGACGAACGCGATACCAAATTGATGAGAACCATCATCGAGAAATTCGACGGCGGCCCGGTCGGCTTGGGAACGATCTCAGCCGCGATCAACGAAGAAAAAGACTCGATCGAAGAGATCATCGAACCATACCTGCTCCAGATCGGCTTCCTCAACCGCACACCCCGCGGACGCATGGCGACACGCCTCGCTTACGAACATTTCGGTCTCGATTCATTAATGCCGACGAATAACAATCCTGCACTTTTTTCGTGA
- a CDS encoding winged helix-turn-helix transcriptional regulator, with protein sequence MKRDIFQAIADPTRRAIIALIALQAMTPNALAEHFDTSRQAVSKHLRILAECELITHEQKGREIYYSLEIEKMKEIDQWLEQYRQIWEARYGQLDELLEVMKKERA encoded by the coding sequence ATGAAACGAGACATTTTCCAAGCCATAGCCGACCCGACGAGGCGGGCGATCATTGCTTTGATCGCGTTGCAGGCGATGACGCCGAATGCTCTGGCGGAGCATTTTGACACCTCGCGGCAGGCGGTTTCTAAACATCTGCGCATTTTGGCGGAGTGTGAACTTATCACACATGAGCAAAAAGGGCGGGAGATCTATTACTCGCTGGAGATCGAAAAAATGAAAGAGATCGACCAATGGCTGGAGCAGTACAGGCAGATTTGGGAAGCGAGATATGGTCAACTTGATGAGTTGCTTGAGGTAATGAAAAAGGAAAGGGCTTGA
- a CDS encoding DUF1501 domain-containing protein, with product MKETRRDFLKKTGGCALGMVSLATQMQYLGSMSAMAQSVIDSQSAGGDSYKALVLLYWSGGNDGNNMVIPNHSDTSIPELSTYANYASVRSASTLALPQNSLLPIAVPRFRDSQNQPLSYGLHPSLGPAATNAINPGIHELYNLGKLAVVTNVGTLVRPLTKAQYQSSSFQKPYQLFSHSDQVTQSQTSIANTEAFTGWGGRISDTMTATQNPNGLIPMITSISGAQLFTAGQTTLPLAIANAGTSLAGVLNPAGFNTSAASVARLNAFNALRAQDLSSNYVAAASHVTDLAMQANSALQSFQEVTVTFPNTSIGNQLKQVARLIKKRTDLNVNRQIFYVQIGGFDHHESELSGQVSLFSQFSQAMRSFYDEMVTQNISNDVTTFTLSDFGRTFTPAGTGAIVGTDHAWGNHMFVMGGSVLGGDFYGSLRPDGTGNYFPTLTVGGLDDTTNAGTSARGRWIPTTSVDQYAAVLAKWFGLPQDTPTLNAIFPNLANFPGTNSQLGFLP from the coding sequence ATGAAAGAAACACGACGCGATTTTTTGAAGAAAACAGGCGGATGCGCACTTGGAATGGTATCGCTGGCCACTCAAATGCAATATCTCGGCTCGATGAGCGCAATGGCTCAGAGTGTTATAGATAGCCAGAGCGCAGGCGGAGACAGCTACAAAGCTCTCGTTCTCTTGTACTGGTCCGGCGGAAATGACGGCAACAACATGGTGATCCCGAATCACAGCGATACAAGCATTCCCGAACTCAGCACATACGCAAACTATGCCAGCGTCCGCAGTGCATCAACGCTGGCGCTGCCGCAGAATTCCCTGCTGCCGATCGCGGTGCCTAGGTTTAGAGACAGCCAGAACCAGCCGCTGTCTTATGGACTGCATCCCAGCCTCGGTCCCGCTGCTACTAATGCGATCAATCCAGGCATCCACGAGCTCTACAATTTGGGTAAACTTGCTGTGGTTACCAATGTCGGCACACTTGTCCGGCCATTGACCAAGGCACAGTATCAAAGCTCCTCGTTCCAAAAGCCCTACCAGCTTTTCTCACACTCCGATCAGGTGACTCAGAGCCAAACAAGCATCGCGAATACCGAGGCGTTCACAGGCTGGGGCGGCCGAATATCGGACACCATGACGGCCACACAAAACCCTAACGGGCTTATACCGATGATCACCTCGATCTCTGGCGCGCAGCTTTTCACGGCCGGGCAGACGACGCTGCCGCTTGCGATCGCGAACGCTGGCACTTCGCTTGCGGGAGTTTTGAATCCGGCAGGTTTTAACACTTCTGCTGCATCCGTTGCGAGACTTAATGCCTTCAACGCGTTGCGTGCGCAGGACCTTTCGTCAAATTATGTCGCAGCCGCGAGCCACGTCACCGATCTGGCGATGCAGGCGAATAGCGCGCTGCAATCGTTTCAGGAAGTGACTGTGACCTTCCCGAATACAAGCATCGGCAACCAGCTAAAACAGGTTGCCCGGCTGATCAAAAAACGAACGGATCTGAACGTCAACCGGCAGATATTTTATGTGCAGATCGGCGGGTTCGACCATCACGAAAGCGAATTGAGCGGACAGGTCAGTTTGTTCAGCCAATTTAGCCAGGCGATGCGTTCGTTCTACGATGAAATGGTCACCCAGAACATTTCGAACGATGTCACGACGTTTACGCTTTCGGATTTTGGACGCACATTCACGCCGGCCGGCACAGGAGCCATCGTCGGAACGGACCATGCGTGGGGAAATCATATGTTCGTAATGGGCGGCTCGGTTTTGGGCGGCGATTTTTACGGCAGCCTGCGGCCTGATGGAACGGGAAATTATTTCCCGACACTTACGGTCGGCGGCTTGGACGACACGACTAATGCCGGCACAAGCGCCCGCGGACGCTGGATACCGACAACATCGGTCGATCAATACGCTGCCGTGCTGGCGAAATGGTTCGGACTGCCTCAGGACACGCCGACATTGAACGCGATCTTCCCAAATCTCGCCAACTTCCCCGGCACAAATTCACAGCTCGGCTTTTTGCCGTGA
- a CDS encoding DUF1801 domain-containing protein: MDVKVQIKQHIASHPEPKRSEMQQLHELILGVDPKCKLWFSDGKNSEGKVVTNPDIGYGSRPHKYANGTVSEFYQIGLSANKTGISIYILGIEDNKYLTETYASTLGKATVTGYCIRFKTLKDINTDVLEAAIRFGFDAQKIKG; encoded by the coding sequence ATGGACGTAAAAGTACAGATCAAACAGCACATCGCGAGCCACCCGGAGCCAAAACGTAGTGAGATGCAGCAGTTGCATGAACTCATTTTGGGAGTAGATCCGAAATGTAAATTGTGGTTCTCCGACGGCAAAAACAGCGAAGGTAAGGTCGTTACGAATCCGGATATCGGCTACGGATCTCGCCCTCACAAATACGCCAACGGGACGGTCAGCGAGTTCTATCAGATCGGCCTGAGCGCAAACAAAACCGGGATCTCCATCTATATCCTTGGCATCGAAGACAACAAATACCTGACCGAAACATACGCCAGCACCCTTGGCAAAGCAACCGTGACCGGGTATTGCATACGATTCAAAACTCTAAAAGATATAAACACCGACGTTCTCGAGGCGGCAATACGATTTGGGTTCGATGCTCAAAAAATAAAAGGGTGA